In one window of Equus asinus isolate D_3611 breed Donkey chromosome 16, EquAss-T2T_v2, whole genome shotgun sequence DNA:
- the ATXN7L2 gene encoding ataxin-7-like protein 2 isoform X4 → MAVRERAAAAMAALERRVPSLDDFAGQSWSSWVERADLLVTDGAELEESNKSTKKLDAMTLIKEDMSIFGHCPAHDDFYLVVCNHCSQVVKPQAFQKHCERRHGPLSKLYARAPPPPPAPASSQKCHVVNGQGPACRAPGSTKTSSREKGQGSRSRGHQPPEKTQKDNLCLFVPVVNLEKMSSLPKPDGHGIRVAPPSAFLSQPGGLTKDSPGKNPMAPPSKEPPGRESIEMNPSEGPSHRTEGSPTEKEASGVRLPPKTHRKMARKECDLNRQCGVINPETKKICTRLLTCKIHSVHQRREVQGRAKDFDVLVAELKANSRKGESPKEKSPGRKEPALERPSQEPPSSVPVVAAAAVPSSTFSARAKQTYPYCALPRSRASSESELDDDGPCGGDGDPGLFPFPLPRGGAQASSEESEEEGTSDDLHLPPDCHYATRPPRPQAFCTFGSRLVSPGCYVFSRRLDRFCSALSSMLERHLSSHMWKKIPPAAEPPSHLVSSSLSAPLSPSSTGSCPRLPGPTPRPACPASTPPTKDSLVPSYPAGSPSVAAACSQAECMGGSQAITSPLPANTPSPSFSKLPPSKASKSSKGKDGAEVEAPSRKRKLSPGPTTFKRTCIMEPTGKGKPGCRGLSTKTKTALGMGLNGTVGPRVKRAGPLDCRGSPHPPPTPVKASQLDNRGAAGHPAKALPTNCLSEEEVAKKRKNLATYCRPVKAKHCQAGTPADAACSVRRKKPGPALAFEEKCSTLKVFSPGTPYSWPWRPPSWA, encoded by the exons ATGGCGGTGCGTGAACGCGCGGCGGCAGCAATGGCCGCTCTGGAGCGGCGGGTGCCGAGTCTCGATGACTTCGCGGGACAGAGCTGGAGCTCGTGGGTGGAGCGGGCCGACCTGCTCGTGACCGACG GGGCTGAGTTGGAAGAGAGTAACAAAAGCACCAAGAAGTTGGATGCCATGACCCTCATTAAAGAAG ACATGTCCATCTTCGGGCACTGCCCTGCCCATGACGACTTCTATTTGGTTGTGTGTAACCACTGCAGCCAAGTGGTGAAGCCTCAAGCTTTCCAGAAGCACTGCG AAAGAAGACATGGGCCCCTCAGCAAGCTTTACGcccgggccccacccccacctccagcccctgccaGCTCTCAGAAATGCCATGTAGTGAATGGGCAGGGCCCAGCTTGTAGGGCCCCAGGTTCCACCAAAACCTCCTCCAGGGAGAAGGGCCAGGGGTCCCGGAGCCGTGGCCACCAGCCTCCTGAGAAGACCCAGAAGGACAACCTCTG CCTTTTCGTGCCTGTGGTGAATCTGGAGAAGATGTCCAGTCTCCCGAAGCCCGATGGACACGGAATCAGGGTGGCCCCGCCCTCTGCTTTCCTCAGCCAGCCAGGTGGCCTCACCAAGGATTCCCCAGGAAAAAACCCCATGGCACCCCCTTCTAAAGAACCTCCTGGCAGAGAGAGCATTGAGATGAACCCCAGTGAGGGCCCCAGTCACCGGACTGAAGGCAGCCCCACTGAAAAGGAAGCTAGTGGGGTCAGGCTGCCCCCCAAAACTCACCGGAAGATGGCTC GAAAGGAGTGTGACCTCAACAGGCAGTGTGGGGTAATAAATCCAGAGACCAAAAAGATCTGTACCCGCCTGCTGACGTGCAAG ATCCACTCGGTGCACCAGCGCCGGGAGGTCCAGGGCCGGGCCAAGGACTTTGATGTGCTAGTGGCAGAGCTGAAGGCCAACTCCCGCAAAGGGGAGTCTCCCAAGGAGAAAAGCCCAGGGCGTAAGGAGCCAGCTCTGGAGCGCCCCTCCCAGGAGCCCCCCTCCTCAGTCCCGGTTGTGGCAGCAGCGGCTGTGCCCAGCAGCACCTTCTCTGCTCGTGCCAAGCAGACCTACCCATACTGTGCACTGCCCAG GTCCCGGGCCTCCTCTGAGAGTGAGTTGGATGATGATGGCCCCTGTGGTGGTGATGGGGACCCAGGCCTGttccccttccccctgccccgGGGTGGGGCCCAAGCCTCCAGCgaggagagtgaggaggaggggaCATCTGACGACCTCCACCTCCCCCCTGACTGCCATTATGCAACCCGGCCCCCGCGGCCACAGGCG tTCTGCACCTTTGGGAGCCGGCTGGTGAGTCCAGGATGCTACGTGTTTAGCCGCCGGCTGGACCGGTTCTGCTCCGCACTGAGCTCCATGCTGGAACGGCACCTCAGCTCACACATGTGGAA AAAGATTCCACCAGCGGCTGAGCCTCCATCTCACCTTGTCAGCTCATCTCTGTCTGCTCCCCTGAGCCCATCCTCTACGGGCAGCTGCCCCCGCCTTCCAGGCCCAACCCCCAGACCTGCCTGCCCAGCCTCCACACCCCCCACCAAGGACAGCCTTGTCCCCAGCTACCCTGCAGGCTCCCCCAGTGTGGCAGCCGCCTGCAGCCAGGCAGAATGCATGGGCGGGAGCCAGGCCATCACCTCACCACTGCCTGCCAACACACCATCCCCATCCTTCAGCAAGCTCCCTCCTTCGAAGGCCAGCAAGTCATCCAAAGGCAAGGACGGGGCTGAGGTGGAGGCCCCTTCTCGAAAGCGAAAGTTATCCCCTGGCCCCACCACTTTCAAACGGACCTGCATCATGGAGCCcactggaaaaggcaaacctGGCTGCCGGGGCCTCTCAACCAAGACTAAAACAGCCCTGGGCATGGGGCTTAATGGGACGGTGGGGCCAAGAGTGAAGCGGGCAGGGCCCCTGGACTGTCGGGGTTCCCCTCATCCGCCCCCCACACCAGTCAAGGCTTCTCAGCTGGACAACCGGGGAGCGGCTGGACACCCAGCCAAGGCCCTGCCAACCAACtgcctctctgaggaggaggtAGCCAAGAAGCGGAAAAATCTGGCCACTTACTGCCGGCCAGTGAAGGCCAAGCACTGCCAGGCTGGCACCCCTGCTGATGCGGCCTGCTCTGTGCGCCGCAAGAAGCCGGGTCCGGCCCTGGCCTTTGAGGAGAAGTGTTCTACACTGAAG GTCTTTTCTCCTGGCACCCCGTATTCATGGCCTTGGCG GCCTCCAAGCTGGGCCTGA
- the ATXN7L2 gene encoding ataxin-7-like protein 2 isoform X2: MAVRERAAAAMAALERRVPSLDDFAGQSWSSWVERADLLVTDGAELEESNKSTKKLDAMTLIKEDMSIFGHCPAHDDFYLVVCNHCSQVVKPQAFQKHCERRHGPLSKLYARAPPPPPAPASSQKCHVVNGQGPACRAPGSTKTSSREKGQGSRSRGHQPPEKTQKDNLCLFVPVVNLEKMSSLPKPDGHGIRVAPPSAFLSQPGGLTKDSPGKNPMAPPSKEPPGRESIEMNPSEGPSHRTEGSPTEKEASGVRLPPKTHRKMARKECDLNRQCGVINPETKKICTRLLTCKIHSVHQRREVQGRAKDFDVLVAELKANSRKGESPKEKSPGRKEPALERPSQEPPSSVPVVAAAAVPSSTFSARAKQTYPYCALPRSRASSESELDDDGPCGGDGDPGLFPFPLPRGGAQASSEESEEEGTSDDLHLPPDCHYATRPPRPQAFCTFGSRLVSPGCYVFSRRLDRFCSALSSMLERHLSSHMWKKIPPAAEPPSHLVSSSLSAPLSPSSTGSCPRLPGPTPRPACPASTPPTKDSLVPSYPAGSPSVAAACSQAECMGGSQAITSPLPANTPSPSFSKLPPSKASKSSKGKDGAEVEAPSRKRKLSPGPTTFKRTCIMEPTGKGKPGCRGLSTKTKTALGMGLNGTVGPRVKRAGPLDCRGSPHPPPTPVKASQLDNRGAAGHPAKALPTNCLSEEEVAKKRKNLATYCRPVKAKHCQAGTPADAACSVRRKKPGPALAFEEKCSTLKVFSPGTPYSWPWRSAFAWLRPSYSSHRSTPRSSSAPERPGSDSTGQGRP; encoded by the exons ATGGCGGTGCGTGAACGCGCGGCGGCAGCAATGGCCGCTCTGGAGCGGCGGGTGCCGAGTCTCGATGACTTCGCGGGACAGAGCTGGAGCTCGTGGGTGGAGCGGGCCGACCTGCTCGTGACCGACG GGGCTGAGTTGGAAGAGAGTAACAAAAGCACCAAGAAGTTGGATGCCATGACCCTCATTAAAGAAG ACATGTCCATCTTCGGGCACTGCCCTGCCCATGACGACTTCTATTTGGTTGTGTGTAACCACTGCAGCCAAGTGGTGAAGCCTCAAGCTTTCCAGAAGCACTGCG AAAGAAGACATGGGCCCCTCAGCAAGCTTTACGcccgggccccacccccacctccagcccctgccaGCTCTCAGAAATGCCATGTAGTGAATGGGCAGGGCCCAGCTTGTAGGGCCCCAGGTTCCACCAAAACCTCCTCCAGGGAGAAGGGCCAGGGGTCCCGGAGCCGTGGCCACCAGCCTCCTGAGAAGACCCAGAAGGACAACCTCTG CCTTTTCGTGCCTGTGGTGAATCTGGAGAAGATGTCCAGTCTCCCGAAGCCCGATGGACACGGAATCAGGGTGGCCCCGCCCTCTGCTTTCCTCAGCCAGCCAGGTGGCCTCACCAAGGATTCCCCAGGAAAAAACCCCATGGCACCCCCTTCTAAAGAACCTCCTGGCAGAGAGAGCATTGAGATGAACCCCAGTGAGGGCCCCAGTCACCGGACTGAAGGCAGCCCCACTGAAAAGGAAGCTAGTGGGGTCAGGCTGCCCCCCAAAACTCACCGGAAGATGGCTC GAAAGGAGTGTGACCTCAACAGGCAGTGTGGGGTAATAAATCCAGAGACCAAAAAGATCTGTACCCGCCTGCTGACGTGCAAG ATCCACTCGGTGCACCAGCGCCGGGAGGTCCAGGGCCGGGCCAAGGACTTTGATGTGCTAGTGGCAGAGCTGAAGGCCAACTCCCGCAAAGGGGAGTCTCCCAAGGAGAAAAGCCCAGGGCGTAAGGAGCCAGCTCTGGAGCGCCCCTCCCAGGAGCCCCCCTCCTCAGTCCCGGTTGTGGCAGCAGCGGCTGTGCCCAGCAGCACCTTCTCTGCTCGTGCCAAGCAGACCTACCCATACTGTGCACTGCCCAG GTCCCGGGCCTCCTCTGAGAGTGAGTTGGATGATGATGGCCCCTGTGGTGGTGATGGGGACCCAGGCCTGttccccttccccctgccccgGGGTGGGGCCCAAGCCTCCAGCgaggagagtgaggaggaggggaCATCTGACGACCTCCACCTCCCCCCTGACTGCCATTATGCAACCCGGCCCCCGCGGCCACAGGCG tTCTGCACCTTTGGGAGCCGGCTGGTGAGTCCAGGATGCTACGTGTTTAGCCGCCGGCTGGACCGGTTCTGCTCCGCACTGAGCTCCATGCTGGAACGGCACCTCAGCTCACACATGTGGAA AAAGATTCCACCAGCGGCTGAGCCTCCATCTCACCTTGTCAGCTCATCTCTGTCTGCTCCCCTGAGCCCATCCTCTACGGGCAGCTGCCCCCGCCTTCCAGGCCCAACCCCCAGACCTGCCTGCCCAGCCTCCACACCCCCCACCAAGGACAGCCTTGTCCCCAGCTACCCTGCAGGCTCCCCCAGTGTGGCAGCCGCCTGCAGCCAGGCAGAATGCATGGGCGGGAGCCAGGCCATCACCTCACCACTGCCTGCCAACACACCATCCCCATCCTTCAGCAAGCTCCCTCCTTCGAAGGCCAGCAAGTCATCCAAAGGCAAGGACGGGGCTGAGGTGGAGGCCCCTTCTCGAAAGCGAAAGTTATCCCCTGGCCCCACCACTTTCAAACGGACCTGCATCATGGAGCCcactggaaaaggcaaacctGGCTGCCGGGGCCTCTCAACCAAGACTAAAACAGCCCTGGGCATGGGGCTTAATGGGACGGTGGGGCCAAGAGTGAAGCGGGCAGGGCCCCTGGACTGTCGGGGTTCCCCTCATCCGCCCCCCACACCAGTCAAGGCTTCTCAGCTGGACAACCGGGGAGCGGCTGGACACCCAGCCAAGGCCCTGCCAACCAACtgcctctctgaggaggaggtAGCCAAGAAGCGGAAAAATCTGGCCACTTACTGCCGGCCAGTGAAGGCCAAGCACTGCCAGGCTGGCACCCCTGCTGATGCGGCCTGCTCTGTGCGCCGCAAGAAGCCGGGTCCGGCCCTGGCCTTTGAGGAGAAGTGTTCTACACTGAAG GTCTTTTCTCCTGGCACCCCGTATTCATGGCCTTGGCG TTCTGCCTTTGCATGGCTGAGGCCATCCTACTCTTCTCATCGGAGCACTCCCCGTTCTTCTTCTGCTCCCGAAAGGCCCGGATCCGACTCCACTGGGCAGGGCAGACCCTAG
- the ATXN7L2 gene encoding ataxin-7-like protein 2 isoform X7, with protein MSSLPKPDGHGIRVAPPSAFLSQPGGLTKDSPGKNPMAPPSKEPPGRESIEMNPSEGPSHRTEGSPTEKEASGVRLPPKTHRKMARKECDLNRQCGVINPETKKICTRLLTCKIHSVHQRREVQGRAKDFDVLVAELKANSRKGESPKEKSPGRKEPALERPSQEPPSSVPVVAAAAVPSSTFSARAKQTYPYCALPRSRASSESELDDDGPCGGDGDPGLFPFPLPRGGAQASSEESEEEGTSDDLHLPPDCHYATRPPRPQAFCTFGSRLVSPGCYVFSRRLDRFCSALSSMLERHLSSHMWKKIPPAAEPPSHLVSSSLSAPLSPSSTGSCPRLPGPTPRPACPASTPPTKDSLVPSYPAGSPSVAAACSQAECMGGSQAITSPLPANTPSPSFSKLPPSKASKSSKGKDGAEVEAPSRKRKLSPGPTTFKRTCIMEPTGKGKPGCRGLSTKTKTALGMGLNGTVGPRVKRAGPLDCRGSPHPPPTPVKASQLDNRGAAGHPAKALPTNCLSEEEVAKKRKNLATYCRPVKAKHCQAGTPADAACSVRRKKPGPALAFEEKCSTLKFCLCMAEAILLFSSEHSPFFFCSRKARIRLHWAGQTLAILCASLGLGFIICSRTRSELPHLVSWHSWVGALTLLATGGQALCGLCLLCPQAARVSRVARLKLYHLTCGLVVYLMATATVLLGLYSVWFQAQIKGAAWYLCLALPLYPALVIMHQISSSYLPRKKMEM; from the exons ATGTCCAGTCTCCCGAAGCCCGATGGACACGGAATCAGGGTGGCCCCGCCCTCTGCTTTCCTCAGCCAGCCAGGTGGCCTCACCAAGGATTCCCCAGGAAAAAACCCCATGGCACCCCCTTCTAAAGAACCTCCTGGCAGAGAGAGCATTGAGATGAACCCCAGTGAGGGCCCCAGTCACCGGACTGAAGGCAGCCCCACTGAAAAGGAAGCTAGTGGGGTCAGGCTGCCCCCCAAAACTCACCGGAAGATGGCTC GAAAGGAGTGTGACCTCAACAGGCAGTGTGGGGTAATAAATCCAGAGACCAAAAAGATCTGTACCCGCCTGCTGACGTGCAAG ATCCACTCGGTGCACCAGCGCCGGGAGGTCCAGGGCCGGGCCAAGGACTTTGATGTGCTAGTGGCAGAGCTGAAGGCCAACTCCCGCAAAGGGGAGTCTCCCAAGGAGAAAAGCCCAGGGCGTAAGGAGCCAGCTCTGGAGCGCCCCTCCCAGGAGCCCCCCTCCTCAGTCCCGGTTGTGGCAGCAGCGGCTGTGCCCAGCAGCACCTTCTCTGCTCGTGCCAAGCAGACCTACCCATACTGTGCACTGCCCAG GTCCCGGGCCTCCTCTGAGAGTGAGTTGGATGATGATGGCCCCTGTGGTGGTGATGGGGACCCAGGCCTGttccccttccccctgccccgGGGTGGGGCCCAAGCCTCCAGCgaggagagtgaggaggaggggaCATCTGACGACCTCCACCTCCCCCCTGACTGCCATTATGCAACCCGGCCCCCGCGGCCACAGGCG tTCTGCACCTTTGGGAGCCGGCTGGTGAGTCCAGGATGCTACGTGTTTAGCCGCCGGCTGGACCGGTTCTGCTCCGCACTGAGCTCCATGCTGGAACGGCACCTCAGCTCACACATGTGGAA AAAGATTCCACCAGCGGCTGAGCCTCCATCTCACCTTGTCAGCTCATCTCTGTCTGCTCCCCTGAGCCCATCCTCTACGGGCAGCTGCCCCCGCCTTCCAGGCCCAACCCCCAGACCTGCCTGCCCAGCCTCCACACCCCCCACCAAGGACAGCCTTGTCCCCAGCTACCCTGCAGGCTCCCCCAGTGTGGCAGCCGCCTGCAGCCAGGCAGAATGCATGGGCGGGAGCCAGGCCATCACCTCACCACTGCCTGCCAACACACCATCCCCATCCTTCAGCAAGCTCCCTCCTTCGAAGGCCAGCAAGTCATCCAAAGGCAAGGACGGGGCTGAGGTGGAGGCCCCTTCTCGAAAGCGAAAGTTATCCCCTGGCCCCACCACTTTCAAACGGACCTGCATCATGGAGCCcactggaaaaggcaaacctGGCTGCCGGGGCCTCTCAACCAAGACTAAAACAGCCCTGGGCATGGGGCTTAATGGGACGGTGGGGCCAAGAGTGAAGCGGGCAGGGCCCCTGGACTGTCGGGGTTCCCCTCATCCGCCCCCCACACCAGTCAAGGCTTCTCAGCTGGACAACCGGGGAGCGGCTGGACACCCAGCCAAGGCCCTGCCAACCAACtgcctctctgaggaggaggtAGCCAAGAAGCGGAAAAATCTGGCCACTTACTGCCGGCCAGTGAAGGCCAAGCACTGCCAGGCTGGCACCCCTGCTGATGCGGCCTGCTCTGTGCGCCGCAAGAAGCCGGGTCCGGCCCTGGCCTTTGAGGAGAAGTGTTCTACACTGAAG TTCTGCCTTTGCATGGCTGAGGCCATCCTACTCTTCTCATCGGAGCACTCCCCGTTCTTCTTCTGCTCCCGAAAGGCCCGGATCCGACTCCACTGGGCAGGGCAGACCCTAGCCATCCTCTGTGCATCCCTGGGCCTGGGCTTCATCATCTGCAGCAGGACCCGCAGTGAGCTGCCCCACCTGGTGTCCTGGCACAGCTGGGTAGGGGCTCTGACGCTGCTGGCCACTGGTGGCCAGGCCCTGTGTGGGCTCTGCCTCCTCTGTCCCCAGGCAGCCAGGGTCTCAAGGGTGGCTCGCCTCAAGCTCTACCATCTGACATGTGGACTCGTGGTCTACCTGATGGCTACGGCAACGGTGCTCCTGGGCCTGTACTCAGTGTGGTTCCAGGCCCAGATCAAAGGTGCAGCCTGGTACCTGTGCCTGGCGCTGCCCCTCTATCCAGCCCTGGTGATCATGCACCAGATCTCCAGCTCCTACTTgccaaggaagaaaatggaaatgtga
- the ATXN7L2 gene encoding ataxin-7-like protein 2 isoform X8, with translation MQPLVVGLAPAPAREPRLTRWLRRGSGILAHLVAWAFTIFLILLSRPGTSLFSWHPVFMALAFCLCMAEAILLFSSEHSPFFFCSRKARIRLHWAGQTLAILCASLGLGFIICSRTRSELPHLVSWHSWVGALTLLATGGQALCGLCLLCPQAARVSRVARLKLYHLTCGLVVYLMATATVLLGLYSVWFQAQIKGAAWYLCLALPLYPALVIMHQISSSYLPRKKMEM, from the exons ATGCAGCCCCTCGTGGTAGGTCTGGCTCCCGCTCCAGCGAGGGAGCCGAGACTGACCCGCTGGCTGCGGAGAGGCAGTGGGATCTTGGCGCACCTGGTAGCTTGGGCCTTCACCATCTTTCTGATTCTGCTGTCCCGGCCAGGAACCA GTCTTTTCTCCTGGCACCCCGTATTCATGGCCTTGGCG TTCTGCCTTTGCATGGCTGAGGCCATCCTACTCTTCTCATCGGAGCACTCCCCGTTCTTCTTCTGCTCCCGAAAGGCCCGGATCCGACTCCACTGGGCAGGGCAGACCCTAGCCATCCTCTGTGCATCCCTGGGCCTGGGCTTCATCATCTGCAGCAGGACCCGCAGTGAGCTGCCCCACCTGGTGTCCTGGCACAGCTGGGTAGGGGCTCTGACGCTGCTGGCCACTGGTGGCCAGGCCCTGTGTGGGCTCTGCCTCCTCTGTCCCCAGGCAGCCAGGGTCTCAAGGGTGGCTCGCCTCAAGCTCTACCATCTGACATGTGGACTCGTGGTCTACCTGATGGCTACGGCAACGGTGCTCCTGGGCCTGTACTCAGTGTGGTTCCAGGCCCAGATCAAAGGTGCAGCCTGGTACCTGTGCCTGGCGCTGCCCCTCTATCCAGCCCTGGTGATCATGCACCAGATCTCCAGCTCCTACTTgccaaggaagaaaatggaaatgtga
- the ATXN7L2 gene encoding ataxin-7-like protein 2 isoform X11, whose protein sequence is MQPLVVGLAPAPAREPRLTRWLRRGSGILAHLVAWAFTIFLILLSRPGTSLFSWHPVFMALAASKLGLRLTGPLLCSQFCLCMAEAILLFSSEHSPFFFCSRKARIRLHWAGQTLAILCASLGLGFIICSRTRSELPHLVSWHSWVGALTLLATGGQALCGLCLLCPQAARVSRVARLKLYHLTCGLVVYLMATATVLLGLYSVWFQAQIKGAAWYLCLALPLYPALVIMHQISSSYLPRKKMEM, encoded by the exons ATGCAGCCCCTCGTGGTAGGTCTGGCTCCCGCTCCAGCGAGGGAGCCGAGACTGACCCGCTGGCTGCGGAGAGGCAGTGGGATCTTGGCGCACCTGGTAGCTTGGGCCTTCACCATCTTTCTGATTCTGCTGTCCCGGCCAGGAACCA GTCTTTTCTCCTGGCACCCCGTATTCATGGCCTTGGCG GCCTCCAAGCTGGGCCTGAGGCTCACTGGCCCTCTCCTATGTTCACAGTTCTGCCTTTGCATGGCTGAGGCCATCCTACTCTTCTCATCGGAGCACTCCCCGTTCTTCTTCTGCTCCCGAAAGGCCCGGATCCGACTCCACTGGGCAGGGCAGACCCTAGCCATCCTCTGTGCATCCCTGGGCCTGGGCTTCATCATCTGCAGCAGGACCCGCAGTGAGCTGCCCCACCTGGTGTCCTGGCACAGCTGGGTAGGGGCTCTGACGCTGCTGGCCACTGGTGGCCAGGCCCTGTGTGGGCTCTGCCTCCTCTGTCCCCAGGCAGCCAGGGTCTCAAGGGTGGCTCGCCTCAAGCTCTACCATCTGACATGTGGACTCGTGGTCTACCTGATGGCTACGGCAACGGTGCTCCTGGGCCTGTACTCAGTGTGGTTCCAGGCCCAGATCAAAGGTGCAGCCTGGTACCTGTGCCTGGCGCTGCCCCTCTATCCAGCCCTGGTGATCATGCACCAGATCTCCAGCTCCTACTTgccaaggaagaaaatggaaatgtga
- the ATXN7L2 gene encoding ataxin-7-like protein 2 isoform X10 produces the protein MALAFCLCMAEAILLFSSEHSPFFFCSRKARIRLHWAGQTLAILCASLGLGFIICSRTRSELPHLVSWHSWVGALTLLATGGQALCGLCLLCPQAARVSRVARLKLYHLTCGLVVYLMATATVLLGLYSVWFQAQIKGAAWYLCLALPLYPALVIMHQISSSYLPRKKMEM, from the exons ATGGCCTTGGCG TTCTGCCTTTGCATGGCTGAGGCCATCCTACTCTTCTCATCGGAGCACTCCCCGTTCTTCTTCTGCTCCCGAAAGGCCCGGATCCGACTCCACTGGGCAGGGCAGACCCTAGCCATCCTCTGTGCATCCCTGGGCCTGGGCTTCATCATCTGCAGCAGGACCCGCAGTGAGCTGCCCCACCTGGTGTCCTGGCACAGCTGGGTAGGGGCTCTGACGCTGCTGGCCACTGGTGGCCAGGCCCTGTGTGGGCTCTGCCTCCTCTGTCCCCAGGCAGCCAGGGTCTCAAGGGTGGCTCGCCTCAAGCTCTACCATCTGACATGTGGACTCGTGGTCTACCTGATGGCTACGGCAACGGTGCTCCTGGGCCTGTACTCAGTGTGGTTCCAGGCCCAGATCAAAGGTGCAGCCTGGTACCTGTGCCTGGCGCTGCCCCTCTATCCAGCCCTGGTGATCATGCACCAGATCTCCAGCTCCTACTTgccaaggaagaaaatggaaatgtga
- the ATXN7L2 gene encoding ataxin-7-like protein 2 isoform X9 has translation MALAASKLGLRLTGPLLCSQFCLCMAEAILLFSSEHSPFFFCSRKARIRLHWAGQTLAILCASLGLGFIICSRTRSELPHLVSWHSWVGALTLLATGGQALCGLCLLCPQAARVSRVARLKLYHLTCGLVVYLMATATVLLGLYSVWFQAQIKGAAWYLCLALPLYPALVIMHQISSSYLPRKKMEM, from the exons ATGGCCTTGGCG GCCTCCAAGCTGGGCCTGAGGCTCACTGGCCCTCTCCTATGTTCACAGTTCTGCCTTTGCATGGCTGAGGCCATCCTACTCTTCTCATCGGAGCACTCCCCGTTCTTCTTCTGCTCCCGAAAGGCCCGGATCCGACTCCACTGGGCAGGGCAGACCCTAGCCATCCTCTGTGCATCCCTGGGCCTGGGCTTCATCATCTGCAGCAGGACCCGCAGTGAGCTGCCCCACCTGGTGTCCTGGCACAGCTGGGTAGGGGCTCTGACGCTGCTGGCCACTGGTGGCCAGGCCCTGTGTGGGCTCTGCCTCCTCTGTCCCCAGGCAGCCAGGGTCTCAAGGGTGGCTCGCCTCAAGCTCTACCATCTGACATGTGGACTCGTGGTCTACCTGATGGCTACGGCAACGGTGCTCCTGGGCCTGTACTCAGTGTGGTTCCAGGCCCAGATCAAAGGTGCAGCCTGGTACCTGTGCCTGGCGCTGCCCCTCTATCCAGCCCTGGTGATCATGCACCAGATCTCCAGCTCCTACTTgccaaggaagaaaatggaaatgtga